The following proteins come from a genomic window of Trifolium pratense cultivar HEN17-A07 linkage group LG4, ARS_RC_1.1, whole genome shotgun sequence:
- the LOC123924426 gene encoding histone-lysine N-methyltransferase family member SUVH9-like isoform X2 produces MDSFLTLETPSPSPTPSHPINVPNFAFSHQIPNILPPNSSTTFISPPTTAISAGQPLQTLLVPKPEPFDDFFATQDTQQQPFYSPGSGQNEQSDLYNEFYRVSQLFNSTFDSVDSQSYEIENNNDRSLVVVPERQESSSQVAVAVVKKRANQVMELVRVSDLSVKDQINLRELMRKTRMVYDSLRVLASIEEEKRMAEERRNAAEVAVVEEERRLIEERRLAEERRLVAEVALMEAEMGGGEERNVGVAAAGVEVETPRRRGRVRNRIRGDMRAAALMRKRELWLYRDKRIVGPIPGVYVGDVFLFRMELCVVGLHMQIQAGIDYLPKSRCSNGEPIATSVIVSGGYEDDMELNDGDVIIYTGHGGQEKNSSRQICDQKLVGGNLALERSMHYGIEVRVIRGMKYEGSASGSGKVYVYDGLYRIVDCWFDVGKSGFGVYKYKLMRIEGQAKLGSAVLKEARDIKKSGLDFKPMYCLSVDISNNRESVPVRLFNDIDDNQEPLFYEYLRNTTFPQFVFHQSGKATGCQCVEACTDGCFCSMKNGGEFPYNLQGLLVRGKPLIFECGPFCSCPPNCRNRVAQKGLKFRLEVFRSTQTGWGVRSLDLIQAGAFICEYTGVVLTREQAQILTMNGDSLIYPNRFSDRWAEWGDLSQIYTDYERPSYPSVPPLDFSLDVSTMRNVACYMSHSTSPNVFVQYVLYDHNNLMFPHVMLYATENIPPMRELSVDYGLADEWTGKLSICM; encoded by the exons ATGGATTCTTTCTTAACCCTTGAAACCCCTTCTCCATCTCCTACACCTTCTCATCCTATTAATGTTCCTAATTTTGCATTTTCTCATCAAATCCCTAATATTTTACCCCCAAATTCATCAACCACCTTCATTTCACCACCAACCACCGCCATTTCCGCCGGACAACCGCTTCAGACATTACTTGTTCCAAAGCCGGAACCTTTTGATGATTTCTTTGCGACCCAAGATACTCAACAACAACCCTTTTACTCTCCTGGTTCTGGACAAAATGAACAATCTGACCTATACAATGAATTCTACCGTGTTTCTCAGCTATTCAATTCTACTTTCG ATTCTGTTGATTCTCAGTCGTACGAGATTGAGAATAATAATGATCGTTCTCTTGTCGTTGTTCCGGAGAGACAAGAGTCGAGTTCACAAGTTGCTGTTGCTGTCGTTAAAAAGAGGGCTAATCAGGTTATGGAGCTGGTGAGGGTGTCGGATCTGAGTGTTAAGGATCAGATAAATTTGAGGGAGTTGATGAGGAAGACGAGAATGGTTTATGATTCGTTGCGCGTGTTAGCGAGTATTGAGGAGGAGAAAAGGATGGCTGAGGAGAGGAGAAATGCTGCTGAAGTTGCTGTTGTGGAGGAGGAGAGGAGGTTGATTGAGGAGAGGAGGCTGGCTGAAGAGAGGAGATTGGTTGCTGAGGTTGCATTGATGGAAGCTGAGATGGGAGGTGGTGAAGAGAGGAATGTGGGGGTAGCTGCTGCAGGGGTGGAAGTGGAGACTCCGCGAAGAAGGGGTCGTGTTCGCAACCGTATTCGTGGTGATATGAGGGCAGCGGCATTGATGAGGAAGCGTGAGTTGTGGCTGTATCGTGATAAGCGGATAGTTGGACCGATACCTGGAGTTTATGTTGGTGATGTGTTTCTTTTTAGGATGGAGTTGTGTGTGGTTGGTTTGCATATGCAGATACAAGCTGGCATTGATTATCTGCCTAAGAGTAGGTGTTCCAATGGTGAGCCGATTGCTACAAGTGTTATTGTCTCGGGTGGTTATGAGGATGATATGGAATTGAATGACGGTGATGTTATAATCTACACTGGCCATGGAGGACAAGAGAAGAATTCCTCAAGGCAAATCTGTGATCAGAAATTGGTGGGCGGAAACCTTGCTTTGGAAAGGAGTATGCATTATGGCATTGAGGTTAGGGTTATCCGTGGGATGAAGTATGAAGGGAGTGCGTCCGGTTCTGGTAAGGTATATGTTTACGACGGACTATATAGAATTGTTGATTGTTGGTTTGATGTTGGAAAGTCTGGCTTTGGAGTTTATAAGTATAAGCTTATGAGAATTGAGGGGCAAGCTAAGTTGGGTAGTGCTGTTCTCAAAGAAGCTAGAGATATTAAGAAAAGTGGGTTAGATTTTAAGCCTATGTATTGTCTTTCTGTTGATATTTCTAACAATAGGGAGAGTGTTCCTGTTAGGCTTTTTAATGACATAGATGACAATCAAGAACCTCTTTTTTATGAGTATCTTCGGAATACTACTTTTCCACAGTTTGTGTTTCATCAGAGTGGGAAAGCTACTGGTTGCCAGTGTGTGGAAGCTTGTACTGATGGTTGCTTTTGCTCTATGAAGAATGGAGGAGAGTTTCCGTATAATCTACAGGGTTTGCTTGTGAGAGGGAAACCTTTGATTTTTGAATGTGGCCCTTTTTGTTCCTGTCCTCCTAATTGTCGGAATCGTGTTGCACAAAAGGGGCTCAAATTTAGGCTGGAGGTGTTTAGGTCTACTCAGACGGGTTGGGGAGTTAGGTCCTTGGACCTTATACAGGCTGGTGCTTTTATCTGCGAGTATACAGGGGTTGTTTTGACTCGTGAGCAGGCACAAATTTTAACAATGAATGGCGACTCCTTGATATATCCTAACCGGTTTTCAGATAGATGGGCAGAATGGGGGGATTTATCTCAGATATACACTGATTATGAGCGCCCATCTTATCCATCAGTTCCTCCGTTAGATTTTTCTCTGGATGTGTCAACAATGAGAAATGTTGCTTGCTATATGAGCCATAGTACGAGTCCAAATGTGTTTGTTCAGTATGTTCTATATGACCACAACAATCTCATGTTCCCTCACGTTATGCTATATGCAACAGAGAATATCCCTCCAATGAGAGAGCTGAGCGTTGATTATGGTTTAGCGGATGAGTGGACCGGAAAACTCTCCATATGTATGTAA
- the LOC123924426 gene encoding histone-lysine N-methyltransferase family member SUVH9-like isoform X1, whose product MDSFLTLETPSPSPTPSHPINVPNFAFSHQIPNILPPNSSTTFISPPTTAISAGQPLQTLLVPKPEPFDDFFATQDTQQQPFYSPGSGQNEQSDLYNEFYRVSQLFNSTFGKSFYPSLGIDDSNNVVSVENMVNVCNPDLNLNPNHVVDSVDSQSYEIENNNDRSLVVVPERQESSSQVAVAVVKKRANQVMELVRVSDLSVKDQINLRELMRKTRMVYDSLRVLASIEEEKRMAEERRNAAEVAVVEEERRLIEERRLAEERRLVAEVALMEAEMGGGEERNVGVAAAGVEVETPRRRGRVRNRIRGDMRAAALMRKRELWLYRDKRIVGPIPGVYVGDVFLFRMELCVVGLHMQIQAGIDYLPKSRCSNGEPIATSVIVSGGYEDDMELNDGDVIIYTGHGGQEKNSSRQICDQKLVGGNLALERSMHYGIEVRVIRGMKYEGSASGSGKVYVYDGLYRIVDCWFDVGKSGFGVYKYKLMRIEGQAKLGSAVLKEARDIKKSGLDFKPMYCLSVDISNNRESVPVRLFNDIDDNQEPLFYEYLRNTTFPQFVFHQSGKATGCQCVEACTDGCFCSMKNGGEFPYNLQGLLVRGKPLIFECGPFCSCPPNCRNRVAQKGLKFRLEVFRSTQTGWGVRSLDLIQAGAFICEYTGVVLTREQAQILTMNGDSLIYPNRFSDRWAEWGDLSQIYTDYERPSYPSVPPLDFSLDVSTMRNVACYMSHSTSPNVFVQYVLYDHNNLMFPHVMLYATENIPPMRELSVDYGLADEWTGKLSICM is encoded by the coding sequence ATGGATTCTTTCTTAACCCTTGAAACCCCTTCTCCATCTCCTACACCTTCTCATCCTATTAATGTTCCTAATTTTGCATTTTCTCATCAAATCCCTAATATTTTACCCCCAAATTCATCAACCACCTTCATTTCACCACCAACCACCGCCATTTCCGCCGGACAACCGCTTCAGACATTACTTGTTCCAAAGCCGGAACCTTTTGATGATTTCTTTGCGACCCAAGATACTCAACAACAACCCTTTTACTCTCCTGGTTCTGGACAAAATGAACAATCTGACCTATACAATGAATTCTACCGTGTTTCTCAGCTATTCAATTCTACTTTCGGTAAATCCTTTTACCCTTCTCTCGGAATCGATGATTCCAATAATGTTGTTTCTGTTGAGAATATGGTCAACGTTTGTAACCCTGACCTAAATCTGAACCCTAATCATGTTGTAGATTCTGTTGATTCTCAGTCGTACGAGATTGAGAATAATAATGATCGTTCTCTTGTCGTTGTTCCGGAGAGACAAGAGTCGAGTTCACAAGTTGCTGTTGCTGTCGTTAAAAAGAGGGCTAATCAGGTTATGGAGCTGGTGAGGGTGTCGGATCTGAGTGTTAAGGATCAGATAAATTTGAGGGAGTTGATGAGGAAGACGAGAATGGTTTATGATTCGTTGCGCGTGTTAGCGAGTATTGAGGAGGAGAAAAGGATGGCTGAGGAGAGGAGAAATGCTGCTGAAGTTGCTGTTGTGGAGGAGGAGAGGAGGTTGATTGAGGAGAGGAGGCTGGCTGAAGAGAGGAGATTGGTTGCTGAGGTTGCATTGATGGAAGCTGAGATGGGAGGTGGTGAAGAGAGGAATGTGGGGGTAGCTGCTGCAGGGGTGGAAGTGGAGACTCCGCGAAGAAGGGGTCGTGTTCGCAACCGTATTCGTGGTGATATGAGGGCAGCGGCATTGATGAGGAAGCGTGAGTTGTGGCTGTATCGTGATAAGCGGATAGTTGGACCGATACCTGGAGTTTATGTTGGTGATGTGTTTCTTTTTAGGATGGAGTTGTGTGTGGTTGGTTTGCATATGCAGATACAAGCTGGCATTGATTATCTGCCTAAGAGTAGGTGTTCCAATGGTGAGCCGATTGCTACAAGTGTTATTGTCTCGGGTGGTTATGAGGATGATATGGAATTGAATGACGGTGATGTTATAATCTACACTGGCCATGGAGGACAAGAGAAGAATTCCTCAAGGCAAATCTGTGATCAGAAATTGGTGGGCGGAAACCTTGCTTTGGAAAGGAGTATGCATTATGGCATTGAGGTTAGGGTTATCCGTGGGATGAAGTATGAAGGGAGTGCGTCCGGTTCTGGTAAGGTATATGTTTACGACGGACTATATAGAATTGTTGATTGTTGGTTTGATGTTGGAAAGTCTGGCTTTGGAGTTTATAAGTATAAGCTTATGAGAATTGAGGGGCAAGCTAAGTTGGGTAGTGCTGTTCTCAAAGAAGCTAGAGATATTAAGAAAAGTGGGTTAGATTTTAAGCCTATGTATTGTCTTTCTGTTGATATTTCTAACAATAGGGAGAGTGTTCCTGTTAGGCTTTTTAATGACATAGATGACAATCAAGAACCTCTTTTTTATGAGTATCTTCGGAATACTACTTTTCCACAGTTTGTGTTTCATCAGAGTGGGAAAGCTACTGGTTGCCAGTGTGTGGAAGCTTGTACTGATGGTTGCTTTTGCTCTATGAAGAATGGAGGAGAGTTTCCGTATAATCTACAGGGTTTGCTTGTGAGAGGGAAACCTTTGATTTTTGAATGTGGCCCTTTTTGTTCCTGTCCTCCTAATTGTCGGAATCGTGTTGCACAAAAGGGGCTCAAATTTAGGCTGGAGGTGTTTAGGTCTACTCAGACGGGTTGGGGAGTTAGGTCCTTGGACCTTATACAGGCTGGTGCTTTTATCTGCGAGTATACAGGGGTTGTTTTGACTCGTGAGCAGGCACAAATTTTAACAATGAATGGCGACTCCTTGATATATCCTAACCGGTTTTCAGATAGATGGGCAGAATGGGGGGATTTATCTCAGATATACACTGATTATGAGCGCCCATCTTATCCATCAGTTCCTCCGTTAGATTTTTCTCTGGATGTGTCAACAATGAGAAATGTTGCTTGCTATATGAGCCATAGTACGAGTCCAAATGTGTTTGTTCAGTATGTTCTATATGACCACAACAATCTCATGTTCCCTCACGTTATGCTATATGCAACAGAGAATATCCCTCCAATGAGAGAGCTGAGCGTTGATTATGGTTTAGCGGATGAGTGGACCGGAAAACTCTCCATATGTATGTAA
- the LOC123924427 gene encoding histone-lysine N-methyltransferase family member SUVH9-like gives MKPMHSQSFENKDQALVVIPERQESNSQVFVVRNMANRVMQLVRMSDLTVKNQINSRELIRKTRLVYDSLRAVVSIEEEEKRIAVERRMTAEVAVMEEEMRLMEERRLAEERSLVDEVALMEVEMRVGEARIVEGAARVDVETPKRRRGRVRNRIRGDMRAATLMRKRELWLYRDKRILGPIPGIYVGDLFLFRMELCVVGLHMQIQAGIDYLPKSKSPNGEPIATSVIVSGGYEDNMELDNGDVIIYTGHGGQKKNSSRQICDQKLDGGNLALERSMHHGIEVRVIRGMKYEGSASGSGMVYIYDGLYRIVDFWFDVGKSGFGVYKYKLLRTEGQAKLGSVVLKEARDIKKSGLDFKPMYCLSVDISNTRESIPVRLFNDIDDNQEPLYYEYLQNTSFPLCMFHQSEKATGCQCVEACTYGCFCSMKNGGEFPYNLQGLLVRGKPLIFECGPFCSCPPNCRNRVAQKGLKFRLEVFRSTQTGWGVRSLDLIQAGAFICEYTGVVLTPEQAQILTMNGDSLIYPNWFSDRWAEWGDLSQIYTNYERPSYPSIPPLDFSLDVSTMRNVACYVSHSSSPNVFAQYVMYDHNNVRFPRIMLYASENIPPMRELSIDYGVADELTDKLAICM, from the coding sequence ATGAAACCTATGCATTCTCAATCGTTTGAAAATAAAGATCAAGCTCTTGTCGTCATTCCGGAGAGACAAGAGTCAAACTCGCAGGTTTTTGTGGTAAGGAACATGGCTAATCGGGTGATGCAGCTAGTAAGGATGTCAGATCTAACTGTGAAGAATCAAATAAATTCACGTGAGTTGATAAGGAAAACTAGATTGGTTTATGATTCACTTCGCGCTGTAGTGAGTATCGAGGAGGAGGAGAAGAGGATTGCAGTAGAAAGGAGAATGACGGCTGAAGTTGCGGTTATGGAGGAAGAGATGAGACTGATGGAGGAGAGGAGGCTGGCGGAAGAGAGAAGTTTGGTTGATGAGGTTGCGCTGATGGAGGTTGAGATGAGAGTAGGTGAAGCGAGGATTGTGGAGGGAGCTGCAAGGGTTGATGTTGAAACACCGAAAAGAAGAAGGGGTCGTGTTCGCAACCGTATTCGTGGTGATATGAGGGCAGCGACATTGATGAGGAAGCGTGAGTTGTGGCTGTATCGTGATAAGCGGATACTTGGACCAATACCCGGTATTTATGTTGgtgatttgtttctttttaggatGGAATTGTGTGTGGTTGGTTTGCATATGCAAATACAAGCTGGCATTGATTATTTACCTAAGAGTAAGTCTCCCAATGGCGAGCCAATTGCCACTAGTGTGATTGTCTCTGGTGGTTATGAGGATAATATGGAATTGGATAACGGTGATGTTATAATCTACACTGGCCATGGAGGACAGAAGAAGAATTCCTCGAGGCAAATTTGTGATCAAAAATTGGATGGTGGAAACCTTGCTTTGGAAAGGAGTATGCATCATGGCATTGAGGTTAGGGTGATTCGCGGGATGAAGTATGAAGGGAGTGCGTCTGGTTCTGGTATGGTATATATTTATGATGGACTATATAGGATTGTTGATTTTTGGTTTGATGTTGGAAAATCTGGCTTTGGAGTTTACAAGTATAAGCTTTTGAGAACCGAGGGGCAAGCTAAGTTGGGTAGTGTTGTTCTCAAAGAAGCTAGAGATATTAAGAAAAGTGGGTTGGATTTTAAGCCTATGTATTGTCTTTCAGTTGATATTTCTAACACTAGGGAGAGTATTCCGGTTAGGCTTTTTAATGACATAGATGACAATCAAGAACCACTTTATTATGAGTATCTTCAAAATACTAGTTTTCCGTTGTGTATGTTTCATCAGAGTGAGAAAGCTACAGGTTGCCAGTGTGTGGAAGCTTGTACTTATGGTTGCTTTTGCTCTATGAAGAATGGAGGAGAGTTTCCTTATAATCTACAGGGTTTGCTTGTGAGAGGGAAGCCTTTGATTTTTGAATGTGGCCCTTTTTGTTCTTGTCCTCCCAATTGTCGGAATCGTGTTGCACAAAAGGGGCTCAAATTTAGGCTGGAAGTGTTTAGGTCTACTCAGACGGGTTGGGGAGTTAGGTCCTTGGACCTTATTCAGGCCGGAGCTTTTATCTGCGAGTATACAGGGGTTGTATTGACTCCAGAGCAAGCACAAATTTTAACAATGAATGGCGACTCGTTGATATATCCTAATTGGTTTTCAGATAGATGGGCAGAATGGGGGGATTTATCTCAGATATACACTAATTATGAGCGCCCATCATATCCATCAATTCCTCCGTTAGATTTTTCTCTGGATGTGTCAACAATGAGAAATGTTGCTTGCTATGTGAGCCATAGTTCGAGTCCAAATGTATTTGCTCAGTATGTTATGTATGATCACAACAATGTGAGGTTCCCTCGCATTATGCTATATGCATCGGAGAATATCCCTCCAATGAGAGAGCTGAGCATTGATTATGGCGTAGCGGATGAGTTGACCGACAAACTCGCCATATGCATGTGA
- the LOC123924428 gene encoding putative pentatricopeptide repeat-containing protein At3g16890, mitochondrial — MPPNITLKPSSASSSSPFKNITFPKNNKNKKKPPNPTQPIDHSHLSQLLSKPNSDWVILLNHQLHSNKLQLTPPSLSTIFQNIQNPLHSIKFYTWVSTINPSLAKNPSIHRILGNTLYRNGPVLLSAEFLNDVHKSGFRVSDDLLCVLMGSWGRLGLARYCVDVFGQISFLGIAPSTRLYNALIDALVKSNSIDLAYHKFQQMIGDHCFPDRITYNVLIHGVCKIGVVDEALRLIRQMKDKGLSPNVFTYTILIDGFCNAKRVNEAFGVFDMMKESKVCLNDATVRTLVHGVFRCVGPSKAFVLLSEFLDREENVCFGKLACDTVLYCLANNSMAKEMIVFIRKALARGYVPDSSIFNVIIACLVKEAELREACEMFGIFRKQGVKPGIGTYLVLVEALYKDEWRDEGDQIYDHMISDGLISNVVSYNMLINCFCKSNLMDKASKVFREMQFRGSTPNLVTFNTLINGHCKDGAIVKAQEPLEMLLENGLKPDIFTFSSIIDGLCRIKRIEEAFECFNEMIEWNINPNTIIYNILIHALCSVGETARSVKLLRRMQEEGISPDTYSYNSLIQIFCRMNKVEKARKLFDSMTRSGLNPDNYTYSAFIVALSESGRLEEALKLFYSMEANGCSPDSYVCNLIIKTLVRQDRVEEARKVVERCRQKGIFLNCIPNP, encoded by the coding sequence ATGCCACCTAACATCACACTCAAGCCCTCTTCCGCATCATCTTCATCGCCATTCAAAAACATCACCTTCCCCAAaaacaacaagaacaaaaagaaaccaCCCAATCCAACACAACCCATTGACCATTCCCACCTCTCACAACTTCTCTCCAAACCCAATTCAGACTGGGTCATCTTACTCAACCACCAACTCCATTCCAACAAATTACAACTCACACCCCCTTCACTCTCCACCATTTTCCAAAACATTCAAAACCCATTACACTCCATCAAATTCTACACATGGGTTTCCACTATCAACCCTTCACTGGCTAAAAATCCTTCCATTCACCGCATTTTAGGTAACACGTTATACCGAAACGGTCCCGTTCTTCTTTCTGCTGAGTTTCTCAATGATGTTCATAAATCAGGTTTTAGGGTTAGTGATGATTTGTTATGTGTTTTGATGGGTAGTTGGGGTAGGCTTGGTTTAGCTAGATACTGTGTTGATGTTTTTggtcaaatttcatttttgggTATTGCTCCAAGTACTAGGTTGTATAATGCTCTTATTGATGCATTAGTTAAATCAAATTCTATTGATTTGGCTTATCATAAGTTTCAACAGATGATTGGTGATCATTGTTTTCCTGATAGGATTACTTATAATGTTCTTATTCATGGTGTTTGTAAGATTGGTGTTGTGGATGAGGCTCTTCGTTTGATTCGACAGATGAAGGATAAGGGACTTTCTCCTAATGTTTTTACTTACACAATATTGATTGATGGGTTTTGTAATGCTAAGAGGGTTAATGAAGCTTTTGGGGTTTTCGATATGATGAAGGAGAGTAAggtttgtttaaatgatgctacTGTTAGGACATTGGTTCATGGGGTTTTCCGTTGCGTTGGTCCGAGTAAGGCGTTTGTGTTGTTGTCTGAGTTTTTAGATAGGGAGGAGAATGTTTGTTTCGGTAAGTTAGCTTGTGATACAGTACTGTATTGCCTTGCGAATAATTCAATGGCGAAAGAGATGATCGTGTTTATTAGAAAAGCCTTAGCTAGAGGTTATGTCCCTGACAGTTCCATTTTCAATGTTATAATAGCTTGTTTGGTTAAGGAAGCTGAGCTGAGAGAGGCGTGTGAGATGTTTGGAATTTTCAGGAAGCAAGGTGTGAAGCCAGGTATTGGTACTTATCTTGTACTTGTTGAAGCTTTGTACAAAGATGAATGGAGAGACGAAGGGGATCAAATTTATGATCACATGATTAGTGATGGGTTGATTTCGAATGTCGTTTCATATAACATGTTGATTAATTGCTTCTGCAAATCAAACTTGATGGACAAAGCATCCAAGGTTTTCAGGGAGATGCAATTTAGAGGCTCCACTCCCAACCTTGTTACTTTCAATACCCTTATTAATGGCCATTGTAAGGATGGAGCAATAGTCAAGGCACAAGAGCCGCTAGAGATGCTTTTAGAAAATGGGCTTAAACCTGATATCTTCACTTTTAGTTCTATAATTGATGGACTGTGTCGAATAAAGAGGATTGAGGAAGCTTTTGAATGCTTTAATGAGATGATTGAATGGAACATCAATCCAAATACTATTATTTACAATATCTTGATTCATGCTTTATGCAGCGTTGGGGAAACTGCAAGATCAGTGAAGCTTTTAAGAAGAATGCAAGAGGAAGGAATAAGCCCTGACACCTACTCCTATAATTCTTTGATTCAAATTTTTTGTAGGATGAATAAGGTTGAGAAAGCTAGAAAGCTTTTTGACTCAATGACAAGATCTGGCTTGAATCCTGACAATTACACATACAGTGCTTTTATAGTGGCACTTTCTGAATCTGGGAGATTAGAGGAAGCCCTGAAATTGTTTTACTCAATGGAGGCGAATGGTTGCTCTCCTGATTCATATGTATGTAACTTAATTATTAAAACATTGGTTCGGCAAGATCGTGTTGAAGAGGCTCGAAAGGTTGTAGAAAGGTGCCGGCAGAAAGGAATATTTTTGAATTGTATTCCTAATCCGTAG
- the LOC123924429 gene encoding universal stress protein A-like protein, protein MGEVTRIMIGVNESSLKGYPNPSISSKGAFEWTINKIVRNNVSAFNLLFLHVQVPEDGRDFKNMKKKETVGGTHLLEYFVNKCNEIGVPCAAWIKEGDPKEVILNEVKRIRPDLLVVGCRGLGPFQKVFVGTVSEFCWKHAECPVMTIKRNADETPRDPVDD, encoded by the exons ATGGGAGAAGTGACTCGGATAATGATAGGAGTGAACGAGTCAAGCTTGAAGGGTTATCCAAATCCTTCAATCAGTAGCAAAGGTGCTTTCGAATGGACGATTAACAAAATCGTTCGTAACAATGTTTCTGCTTtcaatcttctttttcttcatgttCAAGTTCCTGAAGATG GTCGCGACTTTAAGaacatgaaaaagaaagaaacggTTGGGGGGACTCATCTGCTGGAATACTTTGTCAATAAGTGTAATGAAATTGGG GTCCCCTGTGCAGCATGGATAAAGGAGGGTGATCCCAAAGAAGTGATACTGAATGAGGTGAAACGGATCCGTCCAGATTTACTAGTTGTGGGATGCAGAGGTCTTGGACCTTTCCAAAA GGTTTTTGTTGGCACTGTTAGTGAATTTTGCTGGAAGCATGCTGAATGCCCTGTCATGACTATCAAACGCAATGCAGATGAAACTCCAAGGGATCCTGTTGATGACTAG
- the LOC123924430 gene encoding non-specific lipid transfer protein GPI-anchored 15 produces the protein MVMDFNARTFLAIVVMFLLASSVLIMETEAAGECGRTPIGSAAASLSPCLGATRNVRAKVSPACCARVGALLRTSPRCLCSVLLSPLAKQAKINPAIAITVPKRCNIRNRPAGKKCGKYTLP, from the exons ATGGTCATGGATTTCAATGCTAGAACATTCCTTGCAATAGTGGTGATGTTTCTTTTGGCATCAAGTGTCTTAATTATGGAAACTGAGGCAGCTGGAGAATGTGGAAGGACACCAATTGGGTCAGCAGCAGCTAGTCTAAGTCCATGTTTGGGTGCCACACGTAATGTGAGGGCAAAAGTTTCACCAGCTTGTTGTGCTAGAGTTGGTGCTTTGCTTAGAACTTCTCCAAGATGTCTTTGTTCTGTTCTTTTATCACCTCTTGCTAAACAAGCTAAGATTAATCCTGCTATTGCTATCACTGTTCCTAAGAGATGCAACATTAGGAACCGACCTGCTGGAAAGAAATGTGGAA AGTACACACTTCCTTGA